A genomic stretch from Mastacembelus armatus chromosome 7, fMasArm1.2, whole genome shotgun sequence includes:
- the LOC117152676 gene encoding trace amine-associated receptor 13c-like, translating to MEEAELCFPQLLNVSCKKYKRSHSETMLVYIVLSFISLLTVVLNVLVIISISHFRQLHTPTNLLLLSLAVSDFLVGLLGMPFQILLTEPCWFLGDLVCVLYHFLPFITLCASVVNMVLISVDRYVAICDPLHYPTRITPNRVQICVVLCWIYCVLYSFLFLYDNLVQPGRYNSCYGECVINIIGAVDLVLSFIIPVSAIIILYMRVFVVAVSQARAMRSHIAAVTLQRSVTVTVKKSEMKAARNLGVVVAVFLMCYSPSYCFSLSGYELTIGSSTNIFIIVMVYFNSSLNPIIYAFLYPWFRKSVKLIVTLEILQPNSCMINVL from the exons atggaggaagcTGAACTCTGTTTTCCACAACTCCTCAATGTGTCTTGCAAAAAGTACAAACGTTCTCATTCTGAGACAATGTTGGTTTACATTGTGCTGTCCTTCATCTCTTTGCTGACTGTGGTTCTGAATgtgctggtcatcatctccatctcccacttcaG gcagctccacacccccaccaacctcctcctcctctctctggctgtctctgaCTTCCTCGTAGGTCTCCTTGGCATGCCGTTTCAAATCCTCTTAACAGAACCCTGTTGGTTCCTGGGTGACCTGGTCTGTGTTCTGTATCATTTCTTACCTTTTATCACTCTCTGTGCCTCAGTAGtaaacatggtgctcatatcagtcgaccgttatgtggctatctGTGACCCTCTGCACTACCCCACCAGAATCACTCCAAACAGAGTTCAGAtctgtgttgtcctgtgttggatttactgtgttttgtatagttttttgtttttatatgataACCTGGTACAACCAGGCAGGTATAACTCCTGTTATGGAGAATGTGTGATTAATATAATCGGAGCTGTTGACCTTGTGCTGAGCTTTATCATCCCAGTCAGTGCCATCATcattctgtatatgagagtgtttgtggtggctgtgtctcaggctcgtgccatgcgctcccacattgcagctgtcacactgcagcgttcagtgactgtaactgttaagaaatcagagatgaaagcagccaggaatcttggtgttgttgttgctgtgtttctcatGTGTTACAGTCCGTCGtattgtttctctctctctggataTGAACTCACAATCGGTTCTTCAACTAACATCTTCATAATTGTTATGGTATATTTTAACTCCTCTCTAAACCCTATAATTTACGCCTTTTTgtatccctggtttagaaaatcagtTAAACTCATTGTTACCCTTGAAATCCTGCAGCCTAACTCTTGTATGATCAACGTGCTGTAG
- the LOC113145210 gene encoding trace amine-associated receptor 13c-like, with amino-acid sequence MEEAELCFPQLLNVSCKKYKHPHSEKMVVYIVLSFISSLTVVLNVLVIISISHFRQLHTPTNLLLLSLAVSDFLVGLLAMPFHILLTEPCWFLGDLVCVLWYLLPFITVYASIVNMVLISVDRYVAICDPLHYPTRITPNRVQICVVLCWIYCVFCSFLLLYDNLIQPGRYNSCYGECVIYVIGAVDLVLSFIIPVSTIIILYMRVFVVAVSQARAMRSHIAAVTLQRSVTVKVKKSEMKAARNLGVVVTVFLMCYCPYYCVTLSGYELTISSSTNIFLVYLVYFNSYLNPVIYAFLYPWFRKSVKLIVTLEILQPNSCMINVLYRETVE; translated from the exons atggaggaagcTGAACTCTGTTTTCCACAACTCCTCAATGTGTCTTGCAAAAAGTACAAACATCCTCACTCTGAGAAAATGGTGGTTTACATTGTGCTGTCCTTCATCTCTTCTCTGACTGTGGTTCTGAATgtgctggtcatcatctccatctcccacttcaG gcagctccacacccccaccaacctcctcctcctctctctggctgtctctgaCTTCCTCGTTGGTCTCCTTGCGATGCCGTTTCATATCCTCTTAACAGAACCCTGTTGGTTCCTGGGTGACCTGGTCTGTGTTCTGTGGTATTTGTTACCTTTTATCACTGTCTATGCCTCAATAGtaaacatggtgctcatatcagtcgaccgttatgtggctatctGTGACCCTCTGCACTACCCCACCAGAATCACTCCAAACAGAGTTCAGAtctgtgttgtcctgtgttggatttactgtgttttctgcagttttctgcttttatatGATAACCTGATACAACCAGGCAGGTATAACTCCTGTTATGGAGAATGTGTGATCTATGTAATTGGAGCTGTTGACCTTGTGCTGAGTTTTATTATTCCCGTTAGTACCATCATcattctgtatatgagagtgtttgtggtggctgtgtctcaggctcgtgccatgcgctcccacattgcagctgtcacactgcagcgttcAGTAACTGTAAAAGTTAAGAAATcagagatgaaagcagccaggaatcttggtgttgttgttacCGTGTTTCTCATGTGTTACTGCCCATATTATTGTGTAACACTGTCTGGCTATGAACTCACAATCAGTTCTTCAACTAATATCTTTCTGGTTTATTTAGTATACTTTAATTCCTACCTAAACCCTGTGATTTATGCCTTTTTgtatccctggtttagaaaatcagtTAAACTCATTGTTACCCTTGAAATCCTGCAGCCTAACTCCTGTATGATCAATGTGCTGTACAGAGAAACTGTGGAGTGA